The window caaaaaaatcaccccaaacgTGGATTTTTCCCACGAGGAGGCCGGGATGGGAGGGAGCcgagatttggggattttccagggattcTGCAGTTACCTGCGGAGCCGTCACTTCTCCGTCATCATCCTCACGAACTCCTCGTAGTTGACCTGCCCGTCGTTGTTGCAGTCGGCCTCCTTGATCATCTCGTCCACCTCCTCGTCCGTCAGCTTCTCGCCCAGGTTGGTCATCACGTGCCGCAGCTCGGCCGCGCTGATGTAGCCGTTGCCGTCCTTGTCGAAGACCCGGAACGCCTCGCGGATCTCCTCCTCGCTGTCCGTGTCCCTCATCTTCCTCGCCATCAGCGACAGGAACTCCGGGAAATCCACGGTGCCGCTGCCGTCGGCGTCCAGCTCGCCCACCATGTCCTGGAGCTCGGCCTCGGTGGGGTTCTGGCCCAGCGAGCGCATGACGGTGCCCAGCTCCTTGGTGGTGATGCAGCCGTCGCCGTCGCGGTCGAAGAGGGAAAAAGCTTCCTTGAATTCCGCGATTTTCTCCTCCGACAGCCGCTCGGCCATGCTGCTTCCCGCCGGCACGCGGCTCTGTCCCGGCACGCCGAGGCCTCGGCggggaggaggagatggagcctCCTCCCTTGGAATGCCTCTCCCTGGatcagcaggaggaggaggaggaggaggcaggaatGGGAATGATCCGGAAGTTTTGGGAGTTGGGGAAGGAGAGTGAGCCAAGCCCCGTGGGCCGGCCTGGCTCTCGTCCCGCCGCTCCCACGGTGGCAGATCCCAACAAAGCTCTCACCACGGGATTCGGGCTGTGGCTCCGTGGTTTCGGTGGGGGTGACCCACCCGCgcttttcccagtttttgggatattttggatGTGTCTGGAGCTGTAGGAAGGAGTTGGAGGGGTCCCTCCCCcgctcccagagctgctgtggcacaTCGGAGGCGCCGAGGGAGGATCCCCCGGTGCAGGCCCCGGCAGATCCCGGCTGCCCGGAGCCGCCGCTCCCGCTCGGAGCTGCCGCGGCCCTGAGGCCCCTCCGGGGTTGGATGTGGGTGGTGACGTGGGGCTGGGCCGGGGGAGGGCTTGGgggtcctgccctgctcctcaggGGGAGCGGAACGTTCTCCCCAGCGTGAGGGTTTACTCATCTCTTACTCAGGGAGTAAAGCGGGGgacagggaaaaatgagggggTGTTTCTCTGTCCAGATGGATcccgtccatccatccatggattccatccatccataGATCCCAcacatccatcatccatccatccatggatcccatccattcatccatccatccatggatcccacccatccatccatggttcccatccatccatggatcccaccgatccatccatccatggattccaccaatccatccatccatccatccatccatccatccatccatccatccatccatccatccatccatccatccatccatccatcccagcagTCCGGAAGTTCCCCAGCAGGAGATAATTTGACTTTCTCAGCTACAGGAAGTCGGCACCAGTTGATCCCAGTTTAACCCAGTGAGAaatcagagctgggatttggagGGAAGGGCACAGACCAGCTGAGGAATGGTGGGATAAATCTGGGAGGGGAAAAATCTCCTGTGGAAGAAGCTCTGGGCGTGTGGAACGCCGCAATTCCCGGGAGGAATTGTGGGAGCCGTGCTGGGAACCTGTCGGGCGAGAGGTGTCGGGGAGAGAGGCCCGGGCAGCTCCTCTTGTGCAAGAGCTGCTCCCTCATCACGTGTGATCGCCCTCACGCGCTGTTTGCTCCAGATTTAATTAGATCCGACCCAAACTGCCGGGAAGAGCCAAGGGGAGGCGGAGCCGGCCGGGATCCGCCTGGGAGAAGCCGATCCTGGTGGATCCCGGGGGTTTGGAGGCCTGGGAGGGTTCAGGTGTTGGTTCAAACTCGGggcgggatttggggttcctgtGGCACCCGGCTGAGGGTGGAACGGTTCTGATTCCAGAGCGGCCCTGGGTGTGGATCAAAGCTGGAATCTGCTGCTTCCTTCCCATGAAATacctgtgggatgggatcccatcccatcccaaggatcccatcccatggatcccatcccatcccatggatcccagcccatcccatggatcccatcccatcccatggatcccatcccatggttcccatcccatcccatggatcccatcccctggatcccatcccatcccatggatcccatcccatggatcccatcccatcccatggatcccatcccatggatcccatcccatcccatggatcccatcccatggatcccatcccacggatcccatcccatcccatcccacagatcccatcccatcccatggatcccatcccatggatcccatcccatcccatggatcccatcccatggatcccatcccatcccatggatcccatcccaccccacagatcccatcccatttcTACATCCATTTTCAGGATAAGGTCAAAGCCAGCCCTTGATTTTGTCCGTGCCTCGTTTACCGGGATAATTATCCCAATAAAACTTCCCGTGATTTATGGGCTAATCCTATTTCCAGCTCCGGGGTGGGCTGCGGGGAGGGGAGACCACCCTGCCGGGATCGGCTTTTTGGCAGCTCAGTTTCCCGGGATGTCTCCACCTGGAGCTGGGCAAGTTTTGCTTTGATGCAGGAGGGCCCCGTTAAAGCCTCACACGGAGTTTTCCAGGCTCCGTGTCTGGTTTGGAGGGGCCTAATCCAGGGAAACGGGGGGAGGAAAAGATTCCGGCGGCGCGGAAGGTGAAAAGCTTCCAGTGGGATTGTCCCGAGGTGGCCGGGCTGCCAGATGTGCGCAGATGTGTCTGGGTTTGCAGCTGCAGACGCggcagggaggggaaagggggatGAATtcatggaaaaagagaaagttgGGAGGTGGAGAGGGAAAAGGCTCCGACAGGGAAAGCTCCGAGGGGCCCCCGTGTCCCTGCAGGAATCCAGGAGAGGCTCTGGGGATGGAGCTCCACAAATCCCGGCAAAAACGACGCCGAGGTTTGGtgtggaaaatgggattttggagggGATGGGCTCGGGGATGATCCCAGAATGGCTGCGAGGGTCGCGGGGATGTTGGGAgtgaaatttgggattttcagaCTTTGCTTCCATGGAGATTCCCAAATCCAAGGGTGAACTGAAGGGCAGCTGGAGCAAAGGGACCCCGATGTCCCCGTGGGGAAGAGGCTGGGATTGGGATGTGGGAACTCCCGGGAGGACTCTGCCCCACGGTGATCCCGGCTCCGGGAAACACCGGAGGCGTCGGCTCTGCTCCGGTGCCGGGTGGATCCCGAAGGCAAACACGGagccaggtgccacatccatgggcacattcccaatcccttcctggcacagggatggcaccACAGgctccctcccctctgccctTGGGAATTTTATCCCGCTGTAAAATCCCACAGCCGTGGGATGGGGCAGAGGCACGGCTGGgatcccatggaattccatgggagGAATCCAGGGAAGCACGgcttgtttagtctggagaagggAGGGCCGAGACGGCTGCACATTCCAGCAGGAGGGacggagcagggagaggaaccGGCACGAGTCGGGGGGAACAAATTAAAGGGAATTAATTCCAAAGGGAATTAGGGAATTTTGGCCGATTTGCCATTGGCTGCAGGATGAGGAGACGAAGATTCAGCCCAGCAGAAAAATCCATGGATttcctctccctgtgctccagcagctcacTGATGCTTCTTTGGCAGGAGGAGCCGTTCTtccagcttctccctgctcGGGAAGGGCTGAATTCTCTCCGGACACATCCAgagggcagagcccagctggaAATCCTGTCCCAAAACcgagctgctccttccctggagCCGGGACACCCCATCCACGGTCAGCTTTTtgggaaaactgggagaaactggCTGGGTTTATCCCGATACAACAAATCCCTGGGAGTTTCCTCGGGATCAGCCCAGCGGGATCCCCATTCCCAAGGATTTAAGGAGGCAGGTGAGAGGCCATCGGGAATTTAATGGAACTTGGCACTGGAAACTGTACAACATTTACAGAGAACCACACGCTGTGTCCGTGTACACCCTCCGCCATTCCCAAAGTTCCCAGCCGGACACGGCACAGGCAGTGACGATCCCTGGATGTGGAGTCACCGCTCCCAAATCCTGCATTTCGGGATATGGCTCCCCAGTCCTGGATTGCAGGAGACAGGGACTgtgggatcccaaatcctggattTCAGGATCTCACTCCCAAATCCTGGACTGCAGGAGACAGGGATTGCAGGATTCCAAATCCTGGATTTCAGGATCTCACTCCCACATCCTGGATtgcaggtgacagggacagcaggatcCCACTCCCCAGTCCTGGATTTCAGGATATGGCTTCCCAAATCCCGGATTTCAGGTGTCAGGGACTGCAGGATCCCCAGTCCCAGATTTCAGGGACTGCAGGATCCCCAATCCCGGATTTCAGGGACTGCAGGATCCCCAATCCCACATTTCAGGGACTGCAGGATCCCCAATCCCGGATTTCAGGGACTGCAGGATCCCCAATCCCACATTTCAGGGACACCCCCGTTTGTGCTCAGAGCTGTCACCCTTTGCCTCCCCCTCGGCTCTGCAGCGCCGTTCCCAAGCCGGAtctttcccgggatttttcccgggaTCTTTGGAGCGCTAGAAgatggcagtgctgccacccTGAGTGTTTCCAaccactcctcctcctcctcctcctcctctcctcacaCTCCAACACTTCCTCTCCTCTACCTTTCTACCACATGCAAGAACCCCTTGGTCGCCTCCAAGTCCTGCTTCCCGTTGGGAAGCGTTTCATTTCCCAAAAGGCGACAAAAACACGGAATCTACCTTCGCTCCCTGCTACCCCCTCTACTCACTGCTCCCCAAACCCTTTTACAACGTGCCTACCACCTTCCTACACCCTGGAGTAAAGCAGTTCTCTTTCAGTagtgtctcctcccagcccgTGGATTGCTCCGGGGTGATGTCACCCCTCGGAGCACGAAGGATCAAGTACTGGAAAGGAAATGCCAAGTCtgagcaacaaaaaaaaaaatacaaaaaaaaaaaaaaaaatcccaaccaatcgaagaaaacaaacaacaacaacaaaaaaacaaagccaaacccccaaatcccaacccccAAAGTGGAAATCaaactaataaaaaattaaatagctgGCAGGATACAAGAGCGGGACAGAGGAATGTACAAAGGACACACGGAGATCAAAGATTCCAGTAGGTGAACTGAGAACCTGTTGAACCTGGGGtctggttttttgggattttttcttttggaacacGCAGATTTGAAGGAATAACCACACAGCAGAGTGACTTCAGGGTCCTCTAAAGGACTTTCGCAGTGTTCATCAAAACCCCTGGTGCTGCCCAAAATTCCACTTTATTTTCCATCCTTTACCACTGCCGTGGAAAACTTTGGGGAACCCCAATTTGCTCTTCAGCTCTGCCA is drawn from Poecile atricapillus isolate bPoeAtr1 chromosome W, bPoeAtr1.hap1, whole genome shotgun sequence and contains these coding sequences:
- the LOC131591860 gene encoding calmodulin, striated muscle, which produces MAERLSEEKIAEFKEAFSLFDRDGDGCITTKELGTVMRSLGQNPTEAELQDMVGELDADGSGTVDFPEFLSLMARKMRDTDSEEEIREAFRVFDKDGNGYISAAELRHVMTNLGEKLTDEEVDEMIKEADCNNDGQVNYEEFVRMMTEK